A window from Desulfobacterales bacterium encodes these proteins:
- a CDS encoding ribonuclease H yields the protein MSFFNTRSLLDLTKKIQIKKTGYSSPLISTILLTDGSVNTQSKIGYGAYLSVSELGLPLDLLKGLVKVRRFEHTSSTKLELQTLLWALNDIRALGSKMTVYTDSQNIMGLQGRRNRVEKNNNLKNYELYQEFYRMIDQFDCEFVKVRGHKVLNQKDDIDRLFTLVDRASRKALRTDSR from the coding sequence ATGTCATTTTTTAATACAAGGTCATTACTTGATTTAACAAAAAAAATACAAATCAAAAAAACAGGCTATAGTTCGCCATTGATATCCACGATCCTACTTACAGATGGCAGTGTGAATACCCAGTCAAAAATTGGATATGGTGCTTACCTATCTGTTTCTGAACTTGGACTTCCATTGGATTTATTGAAAGGACTCGTAAAAGTGAGGCGATTTGAACATACGTCTTCAACGAAGCTGGAATTGCAAACTTTATTATGGGCGCTAAACGATATTCGAGCATTAGGTAGTAAAATGACTGTTTATACGGATTCTCAAAACATAATGGGGTTACAGGGAAGACGGAATCGGGTGGAAAAAAATAATAACCTTAAGAATTATGAACTGTATCAAGAATTTTATAGAATGATCGATCAGTTTGATTGTGAATTTGTTAAAGTGCGTGGACATAAGGTATTGAATCAAAAAGATGATATTGATAGGCTTTTTACACTTGTGGATAGAGCTTCAAGAAAAGCTCTGAGAACAGATAGCCGCTGA
- a CDS encoding dehydrogenase: MNLIIDNLQIPIEKDGIDEYVNAASQTLKISKEYISLAKILSKSLDISNKEQFYYKISIVVRTNDDSFKNNQKFPIYTEQIKTNRKATKIKDRSIIVGFGPAGMFAALELIDHGIKPLIFERGKKIEERSVDVQRFIKEREIDPESNIQFGEGGAGSYSDGKLFSRRNNNSSYINRVLKTFIKFGAPEEIGYISKPHLGTDVLCAIVRNIRIYILERGGEIYYDSKMTDIIISDGKASGIIINGEKEYLSSSIYIALGHSARDTFEMMHKKGIAIEQKSISVGVRIEHPVETINLIRYGDKYKNFSGLGAATYSLNHTNQKIRRGVYTFCMCPGGEVINASSDQGMMVVNGMSYSHRSSAFSNAALVVTCHADDYKSTCPLAGIEFQKDIERKAFNAGGGKWKVPAQNLMNFLGEKSSDGLNKNSYKMGSVPADMKDIFPRFVIEELLVAFNKWKEEVPLFVSNHAILLGAETRTSSPVRIKRNEKLESVNIKNLYPVGECSGYTGGITSSAADAIKSVEIRII, translated from the coding sequence TTGAATCTAATAATTGACAATTTGCAAATCCCCATTGAAAAAGATGGGATTGACGAATATGTAAATGCCGCTTCACAAACGCTAAAAATAAGCAAAGAATATATTTCCTTAGCGAAAATTCTTAGTAAATCACTTGATATTAGCAATAAAGAACAATTCTATTACAAAATCTCAATAGTCGTTAGAACTAATGATGATAGCTTTAAAAACAATCAAAAATTCCCAATATACACAGAACAAATAAAAACAAATAGAAAAGCCACAAAAATTAAGGATAGGTCTATAATAGTAGGCTTTGGTCCTGCTGGTATGTTTGCTGCTCTTGAACTTATTGACCATGGGATTAAACCTTTAATATTTGAAAGAGGTAAAAAAATAGAAGAACGCTCCGTTGATGTTCAAAGATTTATAAAAGAAAGGGAGATAGACCCTGAATCAAATATCCAATTTGGTGAAGGCGGTGCCGGTTCATACTCGGACGGGAAGTTGTTTTCCAGGAGAAATAATAATTCGAGCTATATAAATCGGGTGTTGAAGACTTTTATCAAATTTGGTGCGCCTGAAGAAATAGGGTACATAAGCAAACCCCATTTGGGAACTGATGTTTTGTGTGCAATAGTTCGTAATATAAGAATATATATCCTTGAGAGAGGCGGTGAGATATATTATGACTCAAAAATGACGGACATTATTATATCAGATGGCAAGGCCTCAGGTATTATAATAAATGGTGAAAAAGAATATCTTTCTTCAAGCATCTATATTGCTTTGGGACATTCTGCACGCGATACATTTGAGATGATGCATAAAAAAGGTATTGCTATTGAGCAGAAGTCAATTTCTGTTGGCGTGAGAATTGAGCATCCTGTTGAAACTATTAATCTTATACGATATGGTGATAAATATAAAAATTTTAGTGGTTTAGGAGCGGCAACCTATTCTTTGAATCATACCAATCAAAAAATTAGGAGAGGTGTTTATACATTCTGCATGTGCCCTGGAGGCGAGGTAATTAATGCTTCATCTGATCAAGGCATGATGGTTGTAAACGGGATGAGTTACTCACATAGGTCATCAGCATTTTCAAATGCAGCGCTGGTTGTAACCTGTCATGCGGATGATTATAAATCAACCTGTCCTTTAGCTGGTATAGAGTTCCAAAAGGATATTGAGCGAAAGGCTTTTAATGCAGGAGGCGGAAAATGGAAAGTCCCTGCACAAAATTTAATGAATTTTTTAGGTGAGAAGAGCTCTGACGGCTTAAATAAAAATTCTTATAAGATGGGGTCAGTTCCTGCTGATATGAAAGACATTTTTCCAAGATTTGTAATAGAAGAGCTGTTAGTCGCATTTAATAAATGGAAAGAAGAAGTTCCATTATTTGTTTCAAATCATGCGATATTATTAGGTGCTGAAACAAGAACTTCCTCTCCTGTACGGATTAAACGCAATGAAAAACTTGAATCAGTAAATATAAAAAATTTGTACCCGGTAGGCGAATGTTCAGGCTATACAGGCGGTATAACAAGTTCTGCCGCTGATGCTATAAAGTCTGTAGAAATACGTATAATATAG
- a CDS encoding M48 family metallopeptidase, translating into MINNLELLRFSYEEEVFKRIESTLGTVPQDDHVEHQLLNMRREDLLGDAVRITEDLLPEIHEAYNHCLSIIGGDLEGELFIRQSKEYNASVFAHGNQFDILINSALLNDFNLYELKFVFGHEIGHVIFGHSWYLRNIINTDKGQLSPDAKNLLFRWSRASEISADRAGLLCSGQLEHAVKALFQTSSGLIGIDVDRVLRSFRKQYDMLESHIKGKIESHGWFRTHPMMPIRFKALELVALDIIAFRNQSAFSSKGFKTIDRQIAYIIDSLDAFMAPNSKFLRRW; encoded by the coding sequence ATGATAAACAATTTAGAATTACTAAGATTTAGTTATGAAGAAGAGGTCTTTAAAAGAATTGAATCTACATTAGGCACTGTTCCACAAGATGATCATGTTGAGCATCAGCTTTTAAACATGAGAAGAGAAGACCTTCTTGGCGATGCAGTAAGAATAACAGAAGACCTCTTGCCCGAAATCCATGAAGCCTATAATCATTGCCTTTCTATAATCGGTGGAGATCTTGAAGGAGAGCTTTTCATAAGGCAGAGCAAAGAATATAACGCGAGTGTGTTTGCCCATGGAAATCAATTCGATATACTAATAAATTCAGCCTTATTAAATGACTTCAATCTTTATGAGTTAAAATTTGTATTTGGACACGAAATCGGACATGTAATTTTTGGGCATTCCTGGTATTTAAGAAATATCATTAATACCGATAAGGGTCAATTAAGCCCTGATGCTAAAAATCTTTTATTCCGATGGTCAAGAGCTTCTGAAATTTCAGCTGACAGAGCAGGATTGCTATGTTCAGGGCAACTCGAACATGCTGTAAAAGCTTTATTTCAAACATCAAGCGGACTCATCGGAATAGACGTTGATAGAGTTTTAAGGTCATTTAGAAAACAATATGATATGCTTGAATCCCATATAAAAGGTAAAATTGAATCCCACGGCTGGTTTAGAACTCATCCAATGATGCCTATAAGATTTAAAGCATTAGAATTAGTAGCTCTTGACATAATTGCATTTAGAAATCAATCCGCCTTTAGTTCAAAAGGATTTAAAACTATCGACAGGCAAATTGCTTATATAATTGATTCCCTTGACGCTTTTATGGCGCCTAATTCAAAATTTTTAAGACGATGGTAA
- a CDS encoding UvrD-helicase domain-containing protein, giving the protein MKFIADLHIHSKFSLATSSQLDLENLYVAAQHKGITLLGTGDYTHPGWMSEIKQKLEPAEEGLFKLKKDIAIKCDLQVFPSCKSEVRFILQCEISTIYKKNGKTRKNHSLIFLPDIQTAEKFISKIGKIGNIKSDGRPIIGLDTKHLFEMILEISDKSILIPAHIWTPWFSMFGSKSGFDSINECFEDLSSYIYAVETGLSSNPPMNWRVKELDTRVLISNSDAHSPMNIGRNANRFDTELSYTSLFSAIKKHDANSCLGTIDLYPQEGKYHLDGHRKCEVKFHPSESINLKGICPVCNKPLTIGVLYRVEQLAGRSEGEKPDSALPYSSIICLADILSELLGTNPKTKKVTQAYESVIKTIGSELKILLEYPLEKINEAGIPLLSEAIKRMREGKIHISEGYDGEYGKITVFAPSEKASLLGEQSLFKTNSKVPSKKIATTKIIEKIMPELKEKITPFENKVLPYETAIEGLNEQQQRAVFYKDGALIIVAGPGTGKTRTLTLRIAHLIKKYNVLPEKILAVTFTNKASSEMKERLLSLFSNNQSFPTVETFHSLCYKILKNEENKNKSIIDEKDRKVIIREALRIAEQKGLILNIKNNDILDKIILVKQEILSPLDNLSSLNLGNETETFVELYKIYQEILSIYRLYDYEDLILNVIKLFESDKNILLKYQEKFQHIFIDEYQDLNEGQYRLVKILSKTAKNLCVIGDPDQSIYGFRGSDVKYFKNFIIDYPTAGIIHLNQNYRSTDTILETSHQVIKSHSINKLKTKVFSNIEGEKKIVIIETPTEKAEVTAIGKIIEDMIGGIGFHSIDFGKTNNNKKDRSFSDFAILFRTRNQSRVFENSFEKAGIPFQVINKENKFSVDGITELLSYLKIIGGIGSLIDLEKISELKKYGLTKKKLCSFKNFLYLEKIAINDLIFNQEKLSINYESAIKGKISDIINDILNIKLKTENKTVEEKLFYIYENTEIKPFIEHDPDVYDLFKKLTDLSTKFGLNVSDFIDTIALQTDSDFYDLKAEKVALMTLHSSKGLEFPVVFIAGCEDEYIPFKKPKEKEKTDIDEERRLFYVGMTRAQEMLYLTYSQKRTIYGKLTERNPSPFINNIEAILKEYNTQKFKAKQAKKIKYIQLSLF; this is encoded by the coding sequence ATGAAATTTATAGCCGATTTACATATTCATTCAAAATTTTCGTTAGCCACATCTTCCCAGTTAGACTTAGAAAATCTATATGTCGCTGCCCAGCATAAAGGGATCACACTTTTAGGAACTGGCGATTATACACACCCGGGCTGGATGTCGGAAATAAAACAAAAACTTGAGCCCGCAGAAGAAGGCTTATTTAAATTAAAAAAAGATATTGCAATCAAATGTGATTTACAAGTATTTCCATCATGCAAAAGCGAAGTCCGGTTTATCTTGCAATGCGAAATAAGCACAATATATAAAAAAAACGGGAAAACCAGAAAAAATCATAGTTTAATATTTTTGCCCGATATTCAAACTGCTGAAAAATTTATTTCAAAAATTGGCAAAATAGGAAATATAAAATCAGATGGAAGGCCTATAATCGGCCTTGATACTAAACATTTATTCGAAATGATTCTTGAGATATCTGATAAATCCATATTAATACCTGCTCATATATGGACTCCCTGGTTTTCAATGTTTGGTTCAAAATCAGGTTTTGATTCCATAAATGAATGTTTTGAAGACCTATCTTCTTATATTTATGCTGTTGAAACTGGTCTTTCATCAAATCCACCGATGAATTGGCGCGTTAAAGAGCTTGACACAAGAGTTCTTATATCAAACTCTGATGCCCATTCTCCCATGAATATAGGAAGAAATGCCAATAGATTTGATACAGAACTATCTTACACATCTTTGTTTTCAGCTATAAAAAAACATGATGCAAATTCATGTCTTGGAACAATTGACCTTTATCCACAAGAAGGCAAATATCATCTTGATGGACATAGAAAATGCGAAGTAAAATTTCATCCTTCAGAATCCATTAATTTAAAAGGTATTTGTCCTGTCTGTAATAAACCTTTAACAATAGGAGTTTTATACAGAGTCGAACAGCTTGCTGGAAGATCTGAAGGCGAAAAACCTGATAGCGCCCTACCCTATTCCAGTATAATTTGTCTTGCCGACATTTTATCTGAATTATTAGGGACAAACCCAAAAACAAAAAAAGTTACCCAAGCCTATGAATCTGTAATTAAAACAATAGGGTCTGAACTTAAAATTTTACTTGAGTATCCATTAGAAAAAATCAATGAAGCCGGAATTCCTTTACTTAGCGAAGCCATCAAAAGAATGAGGGAAGGTAAAATTCATATTTCAGAAGGTTATGACGGCGAATACGGTAAAATTACAGTTTTTGCTCCTTCAGAAAAAGCAAGCCTTTTAGGCGAGCAATCTTTATTTAAAACCAATTCAAAAGTGCCTTCAAAAAAAATAGCTACTACCAAAATTATTGAAAAAATAATGCCGGAACTAAAAGAAAAAATAACTCCTTTTGAAAATAAAGTTTTACCCTATGAAACAGCAATAGAAGGGCTGAATGAACAACAGCAAAGAGCTGTATTTTATAAAGACGGCGCTTTAATAATTGTAGCTGGACCCGGCACAGGAAAGACACGAACTCTTACTTTGAGGATAGCTCATCTAATAAAAAAATATAATGTTTTGCCAGAAAAGATACTTGCTGTAACTTTTACAAATAAAGCATCATCCGAAATGAAAGAAAGACTTCTATCTCTTTTTTCTAATAATCAAAGCTTTCCAACCGTTGAAACATTCCATTCCCTTTGTTATAAAATATTAAAAAATGAAGAAAATAAGAACAAATCCATCATTGACGAAAAAGACAGAAAAGTTATTATCAGAGAAGCTTTAAGAATAGCAGAGCAAAAAGGCTTAATATTAAACATTAAAAATAACGACATTTTAGATAAAATTATACTTGTAAAACAGGAAATTTTAAGCCCTTTAGATAATTTATCAAGCCTTAACCTTGGAAATGAAACAGAGACCTTCGTCGAATTATATAAAATCTATCAAGAAATTTTAAGTATTTACAGATTATATGACTATGAAGACTTAATTTTAAATGTTATTAAACTTTTTGAATCCGATAAAAATATACTTTTAAAATATCAGGAAAAATTTCAACATATTTTTATAGACGAATATCAAGATTTAAATGAAGGCCAATATCGCTTAGTAAAAATATTAAGCAAAACAGCAAAAAATTTATGTGTTATCGGAGATCCTGATCAGTCAATCTATGGTTTTAGAGGTTCTGATGTTAAGTATTTTAAAAATTTTATAATAGATTATCCAACGGCTGGAATAATTCATCTTAATCAAAACTATAGGTCAACAGATACAATACTTGAAACATCCCATCAAGTAATAAAATCCCACAGCATTAATAAGCTAAAAACAAAAGTTTTTTCAAACATAGAAGGCGAAAAAAAAATTGTGATAATAGAAACGCCTACCGAAAAAGCCGAAGTAACCGCTATCGGAAAAATTATTGAGGATATGATTGGAGGTATAGGTTTTCATTCAATAGATTTTGGTAAAACAAATAATAATAAAAAAGATAGAAGTTTTTCAGATTTTGCTATTTTATTTAGAACTCGAAACCAAAGCCGTGTTTTTGAAAATTCTTTTGAAAAAGCAGGCATACCATTTCAAGTAATTAATAAAGAAAATAAATTTTCAGTTGACGGGATTACCGAATTATTATCATATTTAAAAATAATTGGAGGTATTGGCTCCTTAATTGATTTAGAAAAAATATCGGAATTAAAAAAATATGGCTTAACAAAGAAAAAACTATGTTCATTCAAAAATTTTTTATATCTTGAAAAAATAGCTATAAACGACCTGATTTTTAACCAAGAAAAACTTTCCATTAATTATGAATCAGCAATAAAAGGAAAAATATCGGATATTATAAACGATATTTTAAATATTAAATTAAAAACAGAAAATAAAACTGTTGAAGAAAAACTTTTTTATATCTACGAAAATACAGAAATTAAACCATTTATTGAACATGATCCAGATGTTTATGATCTTTTTAAAAAATTGACTGATTTATCTACAAAATTCGGATTAAATGTCTCTGATTTTATTGATACAATAGCCCTTCAAACTGATTCTGATTTTTATGATTTAAAAGCAGAAAAGGTAGCACTTATGACGTTGCATTCTTCAAAAGGCCTTGAATTTCCAGTAGTATTTATTGCCGGCTGCGAAGACGAATATATTCCTTTTAAAAAGCCTAAAGAAAAAGAAAAAACAGACATAGATGAAGAAAGAAGATTATTCTATGTCGGAATGACAAGAGCTCAAGAAATGCTTTATTTAACATATTCTCAAAAAAGAACAATATACGGCAAACTAACTGAAAGAAATCCGTCTCCATTTATAAATAATATTGAAGCAATTTTGAAAGAATATAACACACAAAAGTTTAAAGCCAAACAAGCTAAAAAAATTAAATATATTCAGCTTAGTTTATTTTGA
- a CDS encoding sigma-54-dependent Fis family transcriptional regulator, giving the protein MTNHIYVVDDEEYILEASVLNLGEIYCVDTFSTGEAAIKAVEKNQPDLMLLDIGLPGISGIEVLKQVKKQYPEIIVIIITAHDDVTTGINAMKIGAYDYVVKPINMDNLLITIEHALDTIRLRKEVQLLQEQYLKEHLPYFIGQSDLIMDVIEVVNIVAKSPDTPVVIYGETGTGKELIASSIHYKSPNFRAPFVTINCAAIPTNLIESELFGYERGSFSGAEPSGKKGLIEMAEGGTLFLDEIADMSMDIQAKLLRFLDSGEFYKIGGTKKYYIKTRIVAASNRKLEELVEEGLFRKDLYYRLSVFKIEIPTLNQRSEDIIPMAKHFLLKFNKKLGKSFSGISKEAQHVLKNYNWKGNIRELRNIIERAVIIGKEPEITLNDLGLYQKNPKCNEVFSNNQPQQKAKKILPVLTEAGINLTNLHESIDQHYYREALQLTKGNESGAARLLNMNYYAFRRRREKLDIE; this is encoded by the coding sequence ATGACCAACCATATTTATGTTGTTGATGATGAGGAATATATACTGGAAGCCTCTGTCCTTAATCTTGGAGAAATTTACTGTGTAGATACATTTTCTACAGGCGAGGCGGCTATCAAAGCAGTCGAAAAAAATCAACCAGACTTAATGTTACTTGATATTGGTTTACCAGGTATCAGTGGCATTGAAGTGTTAAAACAGGTCAAAAAGCAGTACCCTGAAATTATAGTAATCATCATAACTGCCCACGATGATGTAACAACTGGAATCAATGCTATGAAAATAGGGGCATATGATTATGTAGTTAAGCCTATAAACATGGATAACTTACTAATCACTATTGAACATGCTCTGGATACAATCAGATTGAGAAAAGAAGTACAATTGCTTCAGGAACAATATCTCAAAGAGCATTTGCCTTATTTTATTGGGCAAAGCGATTTGATTATGGATGTAATTGAAGTAGTTAATATAGTAGCAAAAAGTCCTGATACACCAGTTGTAATTTATGGGGAAACTGGAACTGGCAAGGAATTAATTGCCAGTTCAATCCATTACAAAAGTCCCAATTTTAGAGCGCCTTTTGTAACTATAAACTGTGCAGCTATTCCTACAAATCTGATTGAAAGTGAATTATTTGGATATGAAAGAGGTTCATTTAGTGGAGCAGAGCCTTCTGGCAAGAAGGGGCTGATTGAAATGGCTGAAGGAGGTACTCTATTTCTTGATGAAATAGCTGATATGAGTATGGATATCCAGGCCAAATTACTTCGTTTCCTTGATTCAGGAGAATTTTATAAAATTGGGGGAACAAAAAAATATTATATTAAAACAAGAATTGTTGCTGCTTCCAATAGAAAGTTGGAAGAATTAGTAGAAGAGGGATTATTCAGGAAAGACTTATATTATAGATTGTCGGTATTTAAAATAGAAATTCCGACCCTTAATCAAAGAAGTGAAGATATTATTCCAATGGCTAAACATTTTCTATTAAAATTCAACAAAAAACTGGGAAAATCATTTTCAGGTATTTCAAAAGAAGCGCAACATGTTTTAAAAAATTACAACTGGAAAGGAAATATCAGAGAATTAAGAAATATAATTGAAAGAGCTGTTATTATAGGAAAAGAACCTGAAATAACATTGAATGATCTTGGATTATATCAAAAAAATCCAAAATGTAATGAAGTATTCTCAAATAACCAGCCGCAGCAAAAAGCAAAAAAGATATTACCTGTTTTAACTGAAGCCGGAATTAATCTTACTAATCTTCATGAATCCATAGATCAACACTATTATCGGGAAGCTTTACAGCTGACAAAAGGAAATGAATCAGGTGCAGCCAGATTACTTAATATGAATTACTATGCTTTCAGAAGACGTAGAGAAAAATTGGATATTGAATAG
- a CDS encoding PAS domain S-box protein — protein MNLIDKNIIKKYLVIMVAIISSIVFLYTGIMTFYKINKQNIELKEQFVQTINYIESSAQSKRIDFSKIGIQEFVGSILLNNSFVFIKIALNNAILVKNTPKYTEKQFLFFQQSPKFIAQHKDILLEDKKIGSIELVMTREQIFREMLYNFYFSLFLTIILSITMFITSYLFINKYILSRVKVLKKSIDGKINELDENKKKYQELTELLPQTVWEFDLKGNITYLNSKGLEMFGYTKKDLEIGIDVKQVFAPGEFEKSIENAKKILTEKSSSGNEYLSKRKDGSLFNALVYSAPIMKDGKLIGWRGTSIDITESIKLRNALKKSEERFRTMVESTSDWIWELNKDMKYSYASPKIFDILGYKPNEVIDKTPFDLMPKDECSKIYETFSKIVENKESFHNLENVNIHKNGEKIILETSGIPFFDGQGNLIGYRGIDRDITDRKKILAELEEAYYELNLRLQELLKTKAALNESEKNFRKLIEKALIGISIIQDKRILYKNPEFENIMSPILDEQEQIKFEMIHPDDIEKVQNIKKELINENIQTLDTDFRFFISYSENDLNPKMRWIQYRAALINYQNKKGVLMNVIDITRMKELEYMMRIEDKMSSLGRVTAGISHEIRNPLSGINMYLKALSVTLNKSAAIEPDYLDKSNKIINQLYEISDKIESIIKKVLDFSRQSTPKKIPANINQTIEQTIELTKTSIRKANISINKDLSPDLPILKLDNNMFEQVFINLINNAINALKKIDTHKIIEIKTLVKNKDVYIIFADSGPGIPVSMRKKIFDPFFTTQVDGMGIGLSLSHRIVIDHGGSLDAKTSKYGGAEFIIKLPIIE, from the coding sequence ATGAACTTAATTGATAAAAATATAATCAAAAAGTATTTAGTAATTATGGTAGCAATAATTAGCTCTATTGTATTTTTATATACTGGAATTATGACTTTTTATAAAATAAATAAACAAAATATAGAATTAAAAGAACAATTTGTTCAAACAATAAATTATATTGAATCAAGCGCACAATCAAAAAGAATAGATTTTAGTAAAATTGGAATTCAGGAATTTGTTGGATCTATTTTGTTAAATAATTCTTTTGTATTTATCAAAATAGCTTTAAACAATGCTATATTAGTAAAAAACACACCTAAATATACAGAGAAACAATTTTTATTTTTTCAACAATCTCCGAAATTTATTGCTCAACATAAGGATATTTTACTTGAGGATAAAAAAATCGGTAGTATTGAGTTAGTAATGACCCGCGAACAAATTTTTAGAGAAATGCTATATAATTTTTATTTTTCATTATTTCTGACAATTATTTTATCTATTACTATGTTTATTACCTCTTATCTGTTTATTAACAAATACATTTTGAGTCGTGTAAAGGTTTTAAAGAAATCTATAGACGGTAAAATAAACGAACTTGATGAGAACAAAAAAAAATATCAGGAATTAACAGAACTTCTTCCCCAGACAGTTTGGGAATTTGATTTAAAGGGCAATATAACATATTTAAATTCAAAAGGACTTGAAATGTTTGGATATACAAAAAAAGATTTAGAAATAGGCATTGATGTAAAACAAGTTTTTGCCCCTGGAGAATTTGAAAAATCAATTGAAAATGCTAAAAAAATTTTAACAGAAAAAAGCTCATCAGGTAATGAATATCTCTCTAAAAGGAAAGATGGTAGTCTTTTTAATGCATTAGTATATAGTGCTCCAATTATGAAAGATGGTAAATTAATAGGTTGGCGTGGTACGTCTATTGATATTACAGAAAGCATAAAATTGAGAAACGCTTTGAAAAAAAGTGAGGAACGTTTTCGAACTATGGTGGAATCTACAAGTGACTGGATTTGGGAACTTAATAAAGACATGAAATATTCTTATGCTAGTCCTAAAATTTTTGATATTTTAGGATATAAGCCCAATGAGGTAATAGACAAAACACCATTCGATTTAATGCCTAAAGATGAATGCAGTAAGATATATGAAACTTTCAGTAAAATTGTTGAGAATAAAGAATCCTTTCATAATCTTGAAAATGTTAATATTCACAAAAATGGGGAAAAAATAATATTAGAAACCAGTGGAATCCCTTTTTTTGATGGACAAGGTAATCTTATTGGATATCGTGGTATTGACAGGGATATTACTGATAGAAAAAAAATATTAGCTGAACTTGAAGAAGCATATTATGAATTAAATCTTCGCTTACAGGAATTACTTAAAACAAAAGCAGCGTTAAATGAAAGTGAAAAAAATTTCAGGAAATTAATTGAAAAAGCTTTGATAGGCATTTCAATCATTCAGGATAAACGTATATTATATAAAAATCCTGAATTTGAAAATATAATGAGTCCTATTTTAGATGAACAAGAACAAATCAAGTTCGAAATGATTCACCCTGATGACATAGAAAAAGTACAGAATATTAAGAAGGAACTTATAAACGAGAATATTCAAACTTTGGATACAGATTTCAGGTTTTTTATTTCATATTCTGAAAATGATTTAAACCCTAAAATGAGATGGATTCAGTATCGAGCGGCATTAATCAATTATCAAAACAAAAAGGGAGTCCTGATGAATGTTATTGATATTACACGTATGAAAGAATTGGAATATATGATGAGAATAGAGGACAAGATGAGTTCTCTTGGTAGGGTGACAGCGGGTATTTCCCATGAAATCAGAAATCCTTTGTCAGGTATCAATATGTATTTGAAAGCGTTGAGTGTAACATTAAATAAATCAGCTGCAATTGAACCAGATTATCTGGATAAATCAAATAAAATCATCAATCAATTATATGAAATATCCGATAAAATTGAATCAATAATAAAAAAAGTACTTGATTTTTCGAGACAATCTACTCCTAAAAAAATTCCTGCCAATATAAATCAAACTATTGAACAAACCATTGAACTTACAAAAACATCTATCAGAAAAGCCAATATTAGTATTAACAAAGACCTTTCACCTGATTTACCCATTTTAAAATTAGATAACAATATGTTTGAGCAGGTTTTTATCAATTTGATCAATAATGCCATAAATGCTTTGAAAAAGATTGATACTCATAAAATTATTGAAATTAAAACATTAGTTAAAAATAAAGATGTTTATATCATTTTTGCTGATTCAGGACCTGGTATTCCAGTATCCATGAGAAAAAAAATTTTTGATCCCTTTTTTACCACACAAGTTGATGGAATGGGAATCGGCTTGAGTCTGTCCCATAGAATAGTCATTGATCATGGTGGAAGCCTTGATGCCAAAACTAGTAAATATGGTGGAGCTGAATTTATTATAAAGCTACCTATTATTGAATAA